CTCGCGAGCGACCCGTTCGAAGAAGCGCTCTAAGTCGAACTCGTCGCGCACGTCGACGCGGGCTCCCCACGCGGTCCCGGCACCGTCCGCCGCGCGCTCGTTCAACGCCGCGACCGTTCGGTCGACCGCGTCGCCGTCGCGTCCGGAGACGGCGACGAACGCCCCCTCGTCGACGAACGCCTCGGCGATCGCCCGCCCGATCCCGCTCGTTGCGCCGGTGATCGCGACCGTGAGATCCATGTAGATATCCGGTACGGCCGTCGCCGACTTAGGCGTACCCACTCGGGGGCGATCCGGGCCGCCGTTGCCGCAATTCCGCGGGCGTCTGGCCGGTATTTATACCGCTGCCGCCCGTACGGCGATCCATGGACGTGGCCCCCAATATCGACGCCGCGGCCGGCGAATCCGTCATCGTGATCGGCGGCGGATTCGGCGGTCTCTCGACCGCGTGCTACCTCGCCGACGCCGGCGCGGACGTCACCCTCTTAGAGAAGAACGAACAGCTCGGCGGGCGCGCGAGCCGGCTGGAAGCCGACGGGTTCCGATTCGACATGGGGCCGTCGTGGTACCTGATGCCGGACGTGTTCGAGCGCTTCTTCGGACACTTCGGTCGCGAGCAGTCGGAGTTTTACGAACTGGAGCGGCTCGACCCGCACTATCGGGTGTTCTGGAAGGACGGCGACAAGGTCGACGTGCTGCCCGATCGCGAGGCGAACAAGGCGCTCTTCGAGGAGTACGAGCCCGGCGCGGGCGAGGCGTTCGAGGAGTACCTCGAAGAGTCCGAGCGCACCTACGAGATCGGGATGGAACACTTCGTGTACGAGGACCGCCCGCGGCTCCGCGACTACGTCGACACCGACGTGCTCCGCTACTCGTGGGGGCTCTCGCTTTTGGGCAAGATGCAGGGGCACGTGGAGAGCTACTTCGATCACCCGAAGCTCCAACAGCTGATGCAGTACACGCTGGTGTTCCTCGGCGGGTCGCCGTACAACACCCCGGCGCTGTACAACCTGATGAGCCACGTCGACTACAACATGGGCGTCTACTACCCCGAGGGCGGGATCGGCGCCGTCGTCGACGGCATCGTCGAACTCGGCGCCGACCTCGGCGTGGAGTACGTCACCGACGCCGAGGTGACGGGGATCGAAGGCCGCCGCGGGGCGTTCGCGGTCGACACCGCAGACGGCGAGCGGTACCTCTCCGACCTGGTCGTCTCGGACGCCGATTACGCCCACACCGAGCAGGAACTCCTCCCGAAACACAAACGCCAGTACAGCGACGAGTACTGGGAGTCGCGGACGTACGCCCCCTCGGCGTTCCTCCTGTACCTCGGCGTCGAGGGCGACGTGCCGAACCTCGAACACCACACGCTGGTGTTGCCGACCGGCTGGGACGACCACTTCGAGCAGATCTTCGACGACCCCGCCTGGCCCGACGACCCGGCCTACTACCTCTGTGTCCCCTCGAAGACCGACGACACGGTCGCGCCGGAGGGACACAGCAACCTGTTCGCCTTGGTCCCCATCGCCCCCGGACTGGAGGACACGCCCGAACTGCGCGCAGAGTACCGTGACCTCGTCTTAGACGACATCGCCGAGAACACCGGCACGGAGCTGCACGACCGCGTCGTCTTCGAAGAGACGTTCTGCGTCGACGACTTCGCCGACCGCTACAACAGCTACCAAGGAAGCGCGCTCGGCTTAGCACACACGCTCCGGCAGACCTCGCTGCTCCGGCCTCCGCACCGCTCGGAGACGGTCGACGGGCTCTACTTCACCGGGTCGACAACGACCCCCGGCATCGGCGTCCCGATGTGTCTCATCAGCGGACAGCTGACCGCGGAGTCGGTGACCAACGCCACGTGATCGGAGCCGTGAGCGACACCGCGACCCCCACCGACCGACGCTCGATGTCCGAGCTGTTCCGGTACCTGCTGGTGTTGTCGCGACCGCGGTTCTGGCTCTACCTCGCCGGCCCCGTCGCCGTCGGCGTCACCTACGGCATCTCCGACGTGAGCGGGCTGTTCACGCCGATGACGGTCGGGCTCGCGGGGTACTTCCTGGTGCCGGCGAACGTCTTTTTATACGGCGTCAACGACGCCTTCGACGCCGACATCGACGAGTTAAATCCGAAAAAGGAGGGCCGCGAAGCGCGCTGGCAGGGGAGTCGCCCCGTCGCGCTCGCCGTGGCTTTCGCCTTCGCGCTCGGGCTCGTCGCGTTCGCCGCCACGCCGCCCGTCGCGTGGCCGTACCTCGCCGGCTTTCTCCTGCTCGGCGCCGCCTACAGCACGCCGCCGGTCCGGTTTAAAACGACCCCGTTCCTCGACTCCGTCTCGAACGGGCTCTACATCCTCCCCGGCGCGGCCGCGTACGCCGCCGTGACCGGGTCGCACCCGCCGGTCGCGGCGCTCGCGGGCGCGTGGCTCTGGGCGATGGGGATGCACACGTTCTCGGCCATCCCCGACATCGAGCCGGACCGCGCCGCCGGGATCCGGACGACGGCGACCGTGTTGGGCGAGGGGCGGACGTTCGCGTACTGTATCGCCTGCTGGGTCGCCGCCGCCGCCGCCTTCGCCGCGGTCGACGTGCGACTCGGGGCGCTCCTCTCGGTGTACCCGATTTTCGCGGCGTGGGTCGCCCGGTCGTCGATCGCGGTCGACCGCGCGTACTGGTGGTTCCCGGCGCTGAACACCGCCGTGGGCACCCTGTTGGCGATGGGTGGCCTGTGGCGCGTCTACCCGCTCTCGGAGGCGCTCGCGTGAGCGACCCCGGCGGCTCCGCCCCGACCTCGGGCGGCCTCGACGCGCTCCGCGCCCGGCTCCCCGACACGCGCGGGGAGGCGGAGCGACTGCTCGACCGGACCGTCCGCGAGAACCGCTTTACCATCGCGGTGCTCTTCCCGCTCGTCGGCGCGCTCGCGCTCGTCGGCAGCGCAGAGGGGTGGGTCCCCGACCCGTTCGCGTTTAACCCGTGGTTCGTCCTGTTCGGCGTGTTGGTGATGCGCTCCCCGCTCGTCGTCGGGGTGTTGCCGGCGATAGACCGGCGCGCTCTCGGCTGGATCGGCGTCCTCATCGCCTACACCTACGCCATCGAATTGCTCGGCGTCGCCACCGGCTGGCCGTACGGCTCCTTCGAGTACACCGTCAGCCTCGGGCCGATGCTCGGCGGGGTGCCGGTCGCGCTCCCCGTCTTCTTCATCCCGCTCGTGGTGAACGCCTACCTGCTCTGTCTGCTGCTGCTCGGCTCGCGGGCGGCGAACGGCTGGCTGCGGCTCGCGACCGTGATCGCCGCGGTGGTCGCGATGGACGTGGTCTTAGATCCCGGCGCGGTCGCGCTCGGGTTCTGGAGCTTCGGCGGCGGCGCCTTCTTCGGCGTCCCGCTCTCGAACTACGCGGGCTGGGTGTTGTCCGCGACGGTCGCGGTGGTGACGCTCGACCGCGCGTTCTCGCTGGACGCGCTCGGCGACCGGCTGCGCAACTGCGAGTTCATGCTCGACGACATGGTGAGCTTCGTGATCCTCTGGGGCGGGATCAACCTCTGGTACGGGAATCTCATCCCCGCCGCCGTCGCCGTCGCGTTCGGCGTGGGGCTGGTCCGCGCGGACCGGTTCGACGCCAGCCTGTTCGCTCAGTGGCGGTGATCCGGCACCCCTTATATGCGCCCCGCCCGTCGTGAACGTATGCGCAGTCCCGACAACGCCGGTCGCCGAACGGAGGGGGTCGAATGAGCGACCTCGCGGTCGAGTACGGCAGCCACGAACGCGTCCGAGAGGTCATCGACCGGCTGACCTACTGTGCCGAACACGTCAGCCTCTCGTTCGGCGAGTGGGAGGAACCGCACGTCAAGGGGCCGGGACTCTACTTCGCGGTGGTCGCCGACCGCGACTACGGCGCCTACGCCGACCCGATGGGCGACAACACGTGGCCGCGAACGCGGTGCTCGACGACGTTCGCCGAAGACGGGTTCATCGAGGCCGCGGAGTCCGTGAGCCGCAAGCAGGACGGCGGCGTCGTCGTCGCGGTCGACGGCGAAATCGAGGCGCAGATGGTCCGGTTCCGTGATCTGGGGACTCGCCGCGACGAGACGGAGCTAGTCGACGACGTGGGCTACGAACCGTGGATGGGGTCGCGACACATGAGCGCCATCGAGACCTCGGTCCGCCCGGAGGTCGTCGCGACGGTGACGCTGAGCGAGGAGACGGGGCGAGTGAGCGTGTTCCGCGACGGCGACGCCGACTCGATGACGCGCGACGAGCTCGGCGGCCCGTGGCGCGCCGAGTGAGGGCCGCGAGCGCGTCCGGCCCGACCCTCGGTGTCAAGTAGGCGCTCCGAGTAGGGCGTGGTATGCTCGTAGAGGAGGTGATGACGACGGATCTGGTCACCTGCGACGCCGGTGCGTCGGTCAGGGACGCGAGCGAGCGGATGCTCAGGAACCGCGTCGGCAGCGTGGTCGTCACGAACGAGGGGTCGCCGGCCGGCATCGCCACCGAGTCCGACGTGTTGTACGCCGGGTACGTCACCGACGACCCGCTCTCACAGATCCCGCTTCGAAAGGCGATGAGCAGCCCGCTCGTCACCGTGCAACCGACGAAGACGCTCCGGGTCGCCACGGACCGGATGCGCACGGAGGAGGTCAAAAAGCTCGTCGTCGTCGACGGCATGACGCCGGTCGGTATCCTCACGACGGGCGACATCGTCAACAACTACTCCGCGATCAGGCGCGAAGTGCGCGACCTAGCGGCCGAGGCGGACGGCTGGTTGAGCCGGAACCGCAGCATCGACGAGTGAGTCGTCGGGGTCGAGGATAGTTCGCCGGGGTCGAATATAGTTCGCCGGCGGCGCGACGCCTTACTCGCCCGTCTCCGACTCCGCGGCCTGCGTCGGGCTACGCTGGATTCCACGGAGGTACCGGTACACCGGGTAGACGTACTCCTCGATGGGGCCTTGGACCCCGCGCGGACTGGAGTACACCAACACCGGAAGCCCGCTCCCGCGGGCGAGTTGGATCACGTTGTCGGGGGTGCTCCCGAAGACGCGCCGGCGGAGCCGACGCGTTCGGGTGGCGCCGATGAGGAGGAGCCCCCCGTTCTCGCTCGCCTGTTCGACCAGGCCGTCGGCGATGGTCTGGGCCGTGATGTTCTGTATCTGCACCGTCGACGCGTCGGGGAGGCCGGAGACGGTCGCTTCCGTGTTCTCCGGGCGCCCCTCGCCGCCCTCGGGCGTGATGTTGATCACGTTTATCTCCGCGCCCCGCTCGCCCATCCGGTTGATAATCGAGAGGAGGTCCATGTGGTGTGGACCGCCGCCCGCGCCGACGTTGACCACGTCGAGCGCGTCGGGGTCGACCACGCCGCTGGCGAACAGCACGCCGCACGGCGACTTGTACTCGACGTGTTCGGCGACCTCGGTGTGTTCCTCGGGGTAGCCCATCAACACGAGGTCGGACTCCTCGTTTCGCGCCGTCTGGACGATGTCGAAGCCGACGTCGCGACAGGTGTGGCCCTCAACGGCGTACGACACGTCGAGGTCCTCGGCGGCGAGCAGCTCTTGAATCCGCGTGACGCGACCGCGAGTGACCTCCTCGACCGCCTCGTAGGGGGTCTGTTCCGGGATCTGCGTGACCGTCATCACGTCGACGAACGGCTCGCCCTCCTGGAACCGCCCGATCGACGCTGCCAGTCGGACGTATCTGACGGCGCGCTCCGGGCGCGCCACCGGAACGAGGATGCGGAACGAGTCGTCTCCGGGCGTCTCCGAGGCCGTCGCGTCGGTTGCCGCCTCGTCCGTCAGGTTGGCGCCGGCTCCCGCGGCGGTCTCGGTCGAGGGCGTGGACGGGACGACCTCCTCGTACAGCTCGTCCATGTCGGGCTCGCCGCCCCAGATCAGGTAGACCGCGAGCACGCCGACGATGAGGACGCTGCCGACGAGGACGCCCTTCGGCGGGAGGTTAGTGATGAGTCCGACGTTCGCGATCACGCCGACGATCGGGACCAGGGGGACGCCCGGCACGCTGAAGCCGCGCTCGATGTCGGGGAACCGGCGCCGCGAGTAGATGAGCGCGATGTTCACCACGGAGAGCGGCAGGAGGAGGTTCAGCGTGGCGAAGCCGGTGAGCGTCGTCAGTCCGAGCTCCGTGAGCGTGAGCTGTCCGACGGCCGGCAGCGTGACGGTGAGGTCGAACGGGATCAGCCCCCCCTCGGCCGGGAAGAGCCCGATGAACACGACGATGAGCGCGACGATGACCCCCGTGGCGGACATCACGCTCCAGAACGGCGTCCCGTACTGCCGGTGAATCCGCGAGAACGGCCGCGGCGCCTGCCCCTGCCGGCCCATCAGCGACCCGATCCCGCTCGCCGCGAGGATGCTCGCGTTCGACGCGCTCACCATGCTGAAGATCGCTCCCGCGACGATGAGCGACCGCCCCGCGGGGCCGAGGAACCCGGCGGCGACGCGACCCATCGCGGTCTCGCCCTCCTGTGCGATCACCTCGGCCGGGACCGGTGAGTTGACCATCGACACGATGACGAGCGCGTAGAGGACCGTGACCGTGAGGATGCTCGCGCCGATTGCGAGCGGAACCGTCCGGCGGGGTTCGATGA
This genomic window from Halorubrum sp. PV6 contains:
- a CDS encoding NAD(P)/FAD-dependent oxidoreductase; the protein is MDVAPNIDAAAGESVIVIGGGFGGLSTACYLADAGADVTLLEKNEQLGGRASRLEADGFRFDMGPSWYLMPDVFERFFGHFGREQSEFYELERLDPHYRVFWKDGDKVDVLPDREANKALFEEYEPGAGEAFEEYLEESERTYEIGMEHFVYEDRPRLRDYVDTDVLRYSWGLSLLGKMQGHVESYFDHPKLQQLMQYTLVFLGGSPYNTPALYNLMSHVDYNMGVYYPEGGIGAVVDGIVELGADLGVEYVTDAEVTGIEGRRGAFAVDTADGERYLSDLVVSDADYAHTEQELLPKHKRQYSDEYWESRTYAPSAFLLYLGVEGDVPNLEHHTLVLPTGWDDHFEQIFDDPAWPDDPAYYLCVPSKTDDTVAPEGHSNLFALVPIAPGLEDTPELRAEYRDLVLDDIAENTGTELHDRVVFEETFCVDDFADRYNSYQGSALGLAHTLRQTSLLRPPHRSETVDGLYFTGSTTTPGIGVPMCLISGQLTAESVTNAT
- a CDS encoding prenyltransferase, producing the protein MSELFRYLLVLSRPRFWLYLAGPVAVGVTYGISDVSGLFTPMTVGLAGYFLVPANVFLYGVNDAFDADIDELNPKKEGREARWQGSRPVALAVAFAFALGLVAFAATPPVAWPYLAGFLLLGAAYSTPPVRFKTTPFLDSVSNGLYILPGAAAYAAVTGSHPPVAALAGAWLWAMGMHTFSAIPDIEPDRAAGIRTTATVLGEGRTFAYCIACWVAAAAAFAAVDVRLGALLSVYPIFAAWVARSSIAVDRAYWWFPALNTAVGTLLAMGGLWRVYPLSEALA
- the cruF gene encoding bisanhydrobacterioruberin hydratase, with translation MSDPGGSAPTSGGLDALRARLPDTRGEAERLLDRTVRENRFTIAVLFPLVGALALVGSAEGWVPDPFAFNPWFVLFGVLVMRSPLVVGVLPAIDRRALGWIGVLIAYTYAIELLGVATGWPYGSFEYTVSLGPMLGGVPVALPVFFIPLVVNAYLLCLLLLGSRAANGWLRLATVIAAVVAMDVVLDPGAVALGFWSFGGGAFFGVPLSNYAGWVLSATVAVVTLDRAFSLDALGDRLRNCEFMLDDMVSFVILWGGINLWYGNLIPAAVAVAFGVGLVRADRFDASLFAQWR
- a CDS encoding diadenylate cyclase; the encoded protein is MSDLAVEYGSHERVREVIDRLTYCAEHVSLSFGEWEEPHVKGPGLYFAVVADRDYGAYADPMGDNTWPRTRCSTTFAEDGFIEAAESVSRKQDGGVVVAVDGEIEAQMVRFRDLGTRRDETELVDDVGYEPWMGSRHMSAIETSVRPEVVATVTLSEETGRVSVFRDGDADSMTRDELGGPWRAE
- a CDS encoding CBS domain-containing protein, with protein sequence MLVEEVMTTDLVTCDAGASVRDASERMLRNRVGSVVVTNEGSPAGIATESDVLYAGYVTDDPLSQIPLRKAMSSPLVTVQPTKTLRVATDRMRTEEVKKLVVVDGMTPVGILTTGDIVNNYSAIRREVRDLAAEADGWLSRNRSIDE
- a CDS encoding amino acid permease, yielding MVEHTRTLDFKIAYAIGLGTMIAAGIFSLSGTAVAEIGSSAVIAFVLAAIVAGLTAASYSEFASIYSENGGGYLFSSRTFEHDTLIYVVGAMLFLGYTGTTAFYLATMDEWVIRFILPESLHFLPHGTSGVLAALLLGALNARGTEESGTFQLFVTGAKVAVLLAFVGGAVAFRGPAVAADTFAAGFTTDPVGIVSIAALAFITFFGFSAIAASAGEIIEPRRTVPLAIGASILTVTVLYALVIVSMVNSPVPAEVIAQEGETAMGRVAAGFLGPAGRSLIVAGAIFSMVSASNASILAASGIGSLMGRQGQAPRPFSRIHRQYGTPFWSVMSATGVIVALIVVFIGLFPAEGGLIPFDLTVTLPAVGQLTLTELGLTTLTGFATLNLLLPLSVVNIALIYSRRRFPDIERGFSVPGVPLVPIVGVIANVGLITNLPPKGVLVGSVLIVGVLAVYLIWGGEPDMDELYEEVVPSTPSTETAAGAGANLTDEAATDATASETPGDDSFRILVPVARPERAVRYVRLAASIGRFQEGEPFVDVMTVTQIPEQTPYEAVEEVTRGRVTRIQELLAAEDLDVSYAVEGHTCRDVGFDIVQTARNEESDLVLMGYPEEHTEVAEHVEYKSPCGVLFASGVVDPDALDVVNVGAGGGPHHMDLLSIINRMGERGAEINVINITPEGGEGRPENTEATVSGLPDASTVQIQNITAQTIADGLVEQASENGGLLLIGATRTRRLRRRVFGSTPDNVIQLARGSGLPVLVYSSPRGVQGPIEEYVYPVYRYLRGIQRSPTQAAESETGE